A single window of Dendropsophus ebraccatus isolate aDenEbr1 chromosome 5, aDenEbr1.pat, whole genome shotgun sequence DNA harbors:
- the SP1 gene encoding transcription factor Sp1: protein MSDQEPTSDDITAGKADSEAREGGFVQKGQDSQPSPLALLAATCSRIEPPENGNGAGQQQGAELDLSTAQIAQTANGWQIISTASASKDQGDNSSKNRPIAPGQFVVAASPNVQNQQVLASLQGVMPNIQYQVIPQFQTVDGQQLQFTTAPQVSVQQDASGQLQIIPTTNRTGAGNILAMPNLLQQAVPIQGMGLANNVLSGQTQYLANVPVALNGNITLLPVNAASLTPTSQSVTLSGGTHDNSQPVSSSQLCTSQANTFFTNANSFTTSTTSSGVNLLNCSSGSSTPGTNVQVQSSQRSSGQLTLVDTMQNNNMQQGHQKDGDQSQQQQQQQILIQPQIVQGGQTIQTLQAAQLTGQTFSAQAISQDALQNLQIQTVPNTGPIIIRTPTVGPNGQVTWQTIQLQNLQVQNPQAQTITLAPMQGVSLGQSGNATTSMQTGTVTVNAAQLSSMPGLQTINLGALGASGIQVHQLQGVPLTITNATGGDGIGQLSIHATGADGLQEYNSSMEKGDSSPDPQPQPGRRMRREACTCPYCKDSEGRSSSDPGKKKQHICHVPGCGKVYGKTSHLRAHIRWHTGERPFVCTWVFCGKRFTRSDELQRHKRTHTGEKKFVCPECPKRFMRSDHLSKHRKTHQNKKGQTGPVAMTTVSMETGTGSDGSAASTPTPQALITTNMVAMEAISPEGIARLASSGINVMQVADLQSINISSNGY from the exons GACTCCCAGCCTTCTCCATTGGCTTTATTGGCCGCCACCTGTAGTAGAATAGAGCCTCCTGAAAATGGAAATGGTGCAGGCCAACAGCAGGGTGCAGAACTGGATCTGAGCACTGCCCAAATAGCACAGACCGCCAACGGCTGGCAGATCATATCCACAGCTTCTGCATCTAAGGACCAAGGAGATAACTCTTCAAAGAACCGTCCAATAGCCCCAGGACAATTTGTGGTGGCAGCTTCCCCGAACGTGCAGAATCAGCAGGTACTTGCCAGTCTTCAGGGTGTAATGCCTAATATTCAGTATCAAGTAATACCACAGTTCCAAACTGTGGATGGTCAGCAGCTGCAGTTTACCACCGCTCCTCAGGTCAGTGTACAGCAAGACGCCTCTGGACAGCTACAGATCATCCCCACTACCAATCGTACTGGTGCAGGAAACATACTTGCCATGCCCAACCTTCTTCAGCAAGCTGTCCCTATTCAGGGAATGGGTCTAGCCAACAATGTCCTTTCAGGACAGACCCAGTACCTTGCCAATGTTCCTGTTGCTCTTAATGGCAATATCACCCTTCTCCCTGTGAATGCAGCTTCTCTGACACCAACATCTCAGTCAGTGACACTGAGTGGTGGCACTCATGATAACTCTCAGCCTGTTAGTTCTTCACAGCTATGCACCTCTCAGGCCAACACCTTTTTTACAAATGCCAAtagtttcaccaccagcaccacTTCTAGCGGTGTAAATCTCTTGAACTGTAGCAGCGGAAGCAGCACTCCTGGGACCAATGTCCAAGTTCAGAGTTCTCAGAGATCAAGCGGCCAGCTCACATTGGTTGACACCATGCAGAACAACAACATGCAACAGGGCCATCAAAAAGACGGTGACCAATCTCAGCAACAACAGCAGCAACAGATTCTCATTCAACCACAGATTGTTCAAGGGGGACAGACTATCCAGACTTTACAAGCTGCACAGCTTACTGGCCAAACATTCAGTGCACAAGCCATCTCACAAGATGCCCTACAAAATCTTCAGATTCAAACTGTGCCCAACACTGGTCCAATAATAATCCGTACACCTACAGTGGGTCCTAATGGGCAAGTTACTTGGCAGACGATCCAGTTGCAAAACCTACAAGTTCAGAACCCTCAGGCTCAGACAATCACTCTTGCTCCCATGCAAGGTGTCTCTCTGGGGCAGTCTGGTAATGCCACCACCTCGATGCAAACTGGCACAGTGACTGTGAATGCTGCTCAACTTTCATCAATGCCTGGCCTTCAGACCATTAACCTAGGTGCCTTAGGAGCCTCTGGAATACAAGTACACCAGCTTCAAGGGGTTCCTCTGACCATAACTAACGCAACTG GAGGAGATGGAATCGGCCAACTAAGCATTCATGCCACTGGTGCTGATGGATTACAAGAGTACAATTCGTCCATGGAAAAGGGTGACTCCAGCCCAGATCCTCAACCCCAACCTGGACGAAGAATGCGCAGGGAGGCCTGTACTTGTCCTTACTGTAAAGACAGCGAGGGAAG GAGTTCAAGTGACCCAGGGAAGAAAAAGCAACATATCTGTCATGTTCCAGGCTGTGGCAAAGTTTATGGAAAGACATCCCACCTGAGGGCCCATATACGTTGGCATACAGGAGAAAGACCTTTTGTCTGCACCTGGGTGTTCTGTGGGAAGCGTTTTACCCGGAGCGATGAGTTACAGAGGCACAAACGTACCCACACTG GCGAGAAGAAATTTGTGTGTCCCGAGTGTCCAAAGCGCTTTATGAGAAGTGATCACTTGTCCAAGCACAGAAAGACACATCAGAACAAGAAGGGGCAGACCGGACCAGTAGCTATGACAACGGTTTCAATGGAAACGGGGACAGGTTCTGATGGAAGTGCCGCgtccacccccaccccacaggCCCTCATCACCACCAATATGGTAGCCATGGAAGCAATATCGCCTGAAGGCATCGCTCGTCTCGCCAGCAGTGGTATAAATGTCATGCAAGTGGCAGACCTGCAGTCAATCAATATCAGTAGTAATGGCTACTGA
- the LOC138792596 gene encoding cell division cycle-associated protein 7-like, producing MLEECCSGNIVKEAKMSKSSKDSVPQKSQRYSLRVALKKPDYLSETSESEEEKCKSCSTSSDSEVEPMPMATPSDSEEEAPNEFLQKRAKNIRDNKAMLARLMADLEKLPGQLKAEPDQGASAQRYKRRPRESLANVQPRRNPERASRPRRLMRANAVGGSPVREPGVNDRFVEEREKNLEQNREQMMRRRRPARPSIHAIPHVVRPVEDITGDELNNVADNVSDKVYNAVQGSTCHQCRQKTLDTKTNCRNKECRGIQGQFCGPCLRNRYGEDVREALLNPDWTCPPCRGICNCSFCRQRDGRCATGILVHVAHYHGYNDVHTYLKGMQDRSGKKEEESDDD from the exons ATGCTGGAGGAGTGTTGTTCTGGGAACATTGTGAAGGAG gccaAAATGTCTAAGTCATCTAAAGACTCTGTTCCTCAAAAAAGCCAAAGGTACTCCCTCAGGGTGGCACTGAAGAAGCCAGACTACCTGTCTGAAACAAGTGAGTCTGAAGAAGAAAAATGTAAAAGCTGCTCCACCTCTTCAGACTCTGAAGTGGAGCCTATGCCAATGGCAACCCCAAGTGATTCTGAGGAAGAGGCACCGAATGAATTCTTACAAAAGAGAGCCAAGAATATCAGGGACAACAAGGCTATG CTTGCAAGACTTATGGCAGACTTGGAGAAGCTCCCAGGTCAACTGAAGGCAGAGCCTGATCAGGGTGCCAGTGCTCAG AGATACAAAAGACGTCCGCGTGAATCTCTTGCAAATGTTCAACCTAGGAGGAATCCAGAGAGAGCCTCTAGACCTCGACGCTTGATGCGTGCTAATGCAGTGGGGGGGTCACCAGTACGTGAACCTGGAGTCAATGATCGATTTGTGGAAGAA AGGGAGAAAAATCTTGAGCAAAATAGAGAACAAATGATGAGGAGAAGGCGACCTGCTCGGCCCAGCATCCATGCCATTCCACATGTTGTGCGACCAGTGGAGGATATTACAGGAGATGAACTGAATAATGTTGCTGATAATGTGAGCGATAAGGTGTACAACGCTGTGCAG GGTTCCACTTGTCATCAGTGCCGACAGAAAACTCTAGATACAAAGACAAACTGCCGCAACAAAGAGTGTCGTGGAATCCAAGGCCAGTTCTGTGGGCCGTGTCTCAGGAACAGATATGGAGAAGACGTGCGGGAGGCTCTTCTAAATCCT GACTGGACTTGCCCACCATGTAGAGGAATCTGTAACTGTAGTTTTTGTCGCCAACGGGATGGTCGCTGCGCTACTGGCATCCTCGTTCATGTGGCTCACTACCACGGCTACAATGATGTTCACACCTATCTTAAAgg gatgcagGATAGAAGTGGCAAAAAGGAAGAAGAGAGTGATGATGACTAG